Genomic segment of Streptomyces sp. NA02950:
CAAGTCCTTTGGGAACGCGGTCAACCCGCTGGACTGGATGGACCGGTACGGCTCCGACGCGGTCCGCTTCACCCTGGCCCGCGGCGCCAACCCCGGTGTGGACGTGCCGATCGGCGAGGACTGGGTCCAGGCGTCCCGCAACTTCGCCAACAAGATCTGGAACGCCACCCGCTTCGCGCTGATGAACGGCGCCACGGTCGAGGGCGAACTCCCCGCCCCCGAGCGGCTTTCGGCCACCGACCGCTGGATCCTGTCCCGGCTGAACGAGGTCGTCGCGGACGTCGACGCGTTCTACGACGACTACCAGTTCGCGAAGCTCTCGGACACACTCTTCCACTTCGCGTGGGACGAGGTCTTCGACTGGTACGTCGAGCTGTCCAAGACCACCTTCGCCAAGGGCGGTCCGGAGGCCGACGCCTCGCGCCGGGTCCTCGGTGAGGTCCTGGACGTCACGCTGCGGCTGCTGCACCCGGTCGTCCCCTTCGTCACCGAGAAGCTGTGGACCTCGCTGACCGGCCAGGAATCGGTGGTCATCGCCGACTGGCCGAAGGACAGCGGCTTCCGGGACGAGGTGGCCGAGCGGGAGATCGAGAACCTCCAGCAGGTGGTCACCGAGGTCCGCCGGTTCCGCGCCGACCAGGGGCTCCAGCCCGGCCAGCGGGTCCCCGCCCGGCTCGAGCTGTCCGGCACCCAGCTGGCCGCCCACGAGGACGCCGTGCGTTCGCTGCTGCGCCTCCAGCCGGCCGGTGAGGACTTCACCGCCACCGCGTCGCTGCCGGTCGCGGGGGCGACGGTGGCGCTGGACCTGTCCGGGGCGATCGACGTCGAGGCCGAGCGCAAGCGGCTGGCCAAGGACCTCGCCGCGGCCGAGAAGGACAAGGCACAGACCACGGCGAAGCTGGGCAACGAGGGCTTCCTCGCCAAGGCGCCGGACCATGTGGTGGAGAAGATCCGCACCCGGCAGGCGACCGCCGAGGCCGATATCGCCCGAATCACCGCCCAGTTGGCGGCGCTGCCCAAGGGCTGAGCCGACAGGCTCGGCCCCGGGCACCGGGTCCATCGTCAGCGCCCCCGCCGTCCGCCGGCGGGGGCGCTGACGCGTACCGCCCGCACAGCCGATGCACAGGTATGCCCCACGGGGAACCACAACGGGCCTTCCGGGAGTCTTCTCCACGTACGCCCCGGAAGGAGCTCTGGCTTCATGAACAAGCCGCTGCGGAAGGCCTCCGTGTTCTCCCTGCTGCTGGTGCTGTCCCTCCTCGCCTGGCTCACCTATGTCCAGGTGGCGCGGGGCAGCAGCCTCCGGGACAACCCGCACAACACCCGCAACGCCATCGCCCGGTACGCGAACCCCCTCGGTGACATCGTCGTCGACGGCAAGCCCGTCACCGGTTCCGAGGCCACCCGGGGCAATCTCCGCTACAAGCGCACCTACACCGACGGGGAGCGGTACGCGCCGGTCACCGGCTACGCCTCCCAGGCGTACGGCAGCAATCAGCTGGAGGCCCTGGAGCGTCCGGTCCTCGACGGCTCCGACAGCAGGCTCAAGAACCCCCTCCAGGCGGTCACCCGGGAGCGGTCCAAGCCCGGCGATGTGATCACCACGATCGACCCGGCCGCCCAGCGGGCCGCCTTCGAGGAGCTGGGGGACAAGACCGGCGCGGCCGTGGCGATCGACCCGAAGACGGGCCGGATCCTCGCTCTGGCGAGTACCCCCTCCTACGACCCCGGTACCTTCGCGGGCTCCTCCACCGACGACCAGAAGGCGTGGCAGGCGCTTCAGAAGGACAAGAAGCAGCCGATGCTGAACCGGGCGCTGCGCCAGACGTATCCGCCGGGCTCGGCCTTCAAGCTGGTGGTGGCCGCCGCCGCGCTCGAGGACGGGCTGTACGACTCGGTGGACGAGCGGACGAAGAGCCCGGACCCGTACCTGCTGCCGGGCACGGTCACCGAGATGCGCAACGAGAACCGCTCGGCGCCCTGCGAGGACGCGACGATCCGCACCGCCCTCCAGTACTCGTGCAACACGGTCTTCGCGAAGATGGCCGTGGACCTGGGCGAGAAGAAGGTGGCGGAGCAGGCCGAGAAGCTGGGCTTCGACGACTCCGAGCTGGACATCCCGGTGCGTGCCGCGAAGAGCGTCTATCCGGAGGGGATGAACGACTCGCAGACCGGGCTGAGCGGTATCGGGCAGTTCGACGTCACCGCGACCCCGCTCCAGATGGCGATGGTGACGTCGGCCATCGCCGGGGACGGCAAGCTGATGACCCCGTATCTGGTGGACCGTACGACGGACGGCAGCGCGTCCGTCCTGGACCGCACCGAGGGCACGACCTACGGCCGGGCGATGTCCGAGGACACCGCGGCCGAGTTGCGTTCCGCGATGCGGACCGTCGTGGACCGGGGCACCGGCACCAACGCCCGGATCCCCGGGACGGAAGTGGGCGGCAAGACCGGCACCGCGCAGCACGGTGAGAACAACAGCGGTAAGCCGTACGCGTGGTTCGTGAGTTACGCGGATGACGGTGAAGGCCACCAGGTCGCGGTCGCGGTGGTGGTCGAGGACAGCGACGCGGCGCGCTCCGATGTCTCCGGCGGCGGCCTGGCCGGTCCGATCGCCAAGGCGGTGATGCGGGCCGCGCTGGGCTGACGGTACGAGGCGGGCCCGGGCTCGTCAGTCCTCCCTCGTAGACTGGACCGCGTGAGCGAGCGCCCCCAGAACGAACCCGCTGAACCCGACGATCCCGACGAATTCGAAGAGATCGTCGGAGCCGAGACCGACCGTGACCCCGATCTGGCGGTGATCGAGGCCGGTAGTCGGACGCTGCGTACCCAGTCCGGTCCGCCGCAGGGTGACGGCATCCCGGCCCGGCCCGCCGACCCCGAGGTGGACCGCGCGCTGCGCGAGGTGGAGGCGGAGCTGGCCAAGCGCTGGCCGGAGACCAAGCTGGACCCGTCGCTCGAGCGCATCGAGGCGCTGATGGACCTCCTCGGCTCGCCGCAGCGCGCCTACCCCTCGATCCACATCACCGGGACCAACGGCAAGACCAGCGCCGCGCGCATGATCGAGTCGCTGCTGGGCGCCTTCGAGCTGCGCACCGGCCGCTACACCAGCCCGCATGTGCAGTCCATCACCGAGCGGATCAGCCTGGACGGCGCACCCGTCTCCGCCGAGCGATTCATCGAGACATACCAGGACATCAAGCCGTATGTGGACATGGTCGACGTCCAGCAGGAGCACCGGCTGTCCTTCTTCGAGGTGCTCACCGGTATGGCCTACGCGGCCTTCGCCGACGCGCCGGTGGACATCGCGGTCGTCGAGGTCGGCATGGGCGGCTCCTGGGACGCGACCAATGTGATCGACGCGGGGGTCTCGGTGATCATGCCGATCTCCCTGGACCACACCGACCGGCTCGGCACCACTCCGGAGCAGATCGCCCAGGAGAAGGCCGGGGTGGTGAAGCAGGACGCCACCGTGGTGCTGGCACAGCAGCCGGTGGAGGCCGCGTCCGTGGTCCTCAAGCGCGCGGTGGAGGTGGACGCCACGGTCGCCCGCGAGGGCATGGAGTTCGGGGTGCTCTCCCGCGAGGTGGCGGTCGGCGGACAGCTGCTGACCCTGCGCGGCCTCGGCGGTGAGTACCCGGAGGTCTTCCTCCCGCTCTACGGCGCCCACCAGGCGCACAACGCGGCGGTGGCCCTGGCCGCCATCGAGGCGTTCTTCGGTGTCGGCACCCAGCACGCCCGCACCCTGGACATCGACACCGTCCGTACCGCCTTCGCCTCGGTCACCTCGCCCGGCCGGATGGAGGTGGTGCGCCGCAGCCCCACCGTGGTGCTGGACGCCGCCCACAACCCGGCGGGCGCGCGGGCCGCGGCCGAAGCGGTCACCGAGGCGTTCGGCTTCAGCCGGCTGATCGGTGTGGTCGGGGCCAGCGACGACAAGGACGTACGCGGACTGCTGGAGGCGTTCGAGCCGGTCTTCGCCGAGGTCGTGGTGACCCGCAACTCCACCCATCGCGCGATGGACGCGGACGCGCTGGCGGCCATCGCCGTCGAGGTCTTCGGCGCGGACCGGGTCCAGGTCGAGCCCCGGCTGGACGACGCGCTGGAGCAGGCTGTCACCCTGGCGGAGGAAGAGGGCGAATACTCGGGCGCCGGGGTCCTGGTCACCGGATCCGTGATCACGGTCGGCGAGGCCCGGCTGCTTCTGGGAAAGGGCTGATATGCGAACGCTGTGCGCCTCCACCCTGATCGGTGAGTTCTTCGTCATCGGCTTCGCGGGGCTGGTCGCGATGAAGACGGCCGATCTGTCGACCGGCGCCGTCTGGACGGTCTGCGGGGTCGCCATGGCGCTGTCCGTGCTGCTGTGCGGCATGCTCAGCCGTCCCGGGGCGGTGCAGATCGGCTGGGCCCTCCAGCTGGGCCTGGTGCTGAGCGGTTTCGTCGTCCCCGTGATGTTCTTCCTGGGCGCGGTCTTCGCCGGGCTGTGGTGGGCCTCGGTCCACTTCGGCCGGAAGGTCGACGCGGCCAAGGCCCGGTTCGCCGGTGCCGGGGCCACCCCGTCCGCTGACGCTGCGTAACGTGACCGCTGTTCACCCATGTAGCCTCTGCGACACAGCTTCACCCGCATGCCATTCCCCAAAGGAGCCCGCACCGTGAGCCAGCGCACTCTCGTCCTTCTCAAGCCCGACGCCGTACGACGCGGTCTGGTGGGCGAGATTCTGGGCCGGATCGAGAACAAGGCGGGCTGGACCATCAGCGCCCTGGAGCTGCGCGAGCTGGGCCGTGACCTCCTGGAGCAGCACTACGCCGAGCACGTGGGCAAGCCGTTCTACGAGCCGCTGGTGGAGTTCATGTCCTCCGGCCCGGTCGTGGCGCTGGTCGTCGAGGGCGAGCGGGTGATCGAGGGCGTACGGGCGCTGGCCGGGCCCACCGACCCGATCGCCGCCGCCCCGGGCTCCATCCGCGGCGATTTCGGCACCATCGTTCGGGAGAACCTCATCCACGCCTCGGACTCGGAGGAGTCCGCGCTGCGGGAAATCAAGATTTTCTTTCCCGGTCTCGCCTGATCCCCGCCGGTTCCCGCTCGGTTTGGGCTAAATGATCATCAACTCGTCATACCCCTGTTGACCTGGGGGCGGCCGAATTTCTCGGCCGCCCCTCGGCATATGCGGCCCGATCGGGGGAACGCATCTCCGCGACACGACGTCACCATGAGAGGGGGCGGGGTCGTGTTCTGCTGACAATGGCGGAGGACCCCCGCAGCGTGTTCGAGCGGGCGTGACTACGATGAGAGCTTCCGCGCCTCGCAGCGCACCCATCCTGCCGAACCTCAAGCAAGCAATCGCTCCAGTAGGGAAGGCCTGACGTATCCTCATGGGGAACAACATGTCGTTCATCGGCCGTGACATGGCTGTCGACCTCGGCACCGCCAACACGCTGGTGTACGTCAGGGGCCGCGGGATCGTCCTCAACGAGCCGTCCGTCGTCGCCATCAACACCAACACCGGCGGAATTCTCGCCGTGGGCGCCGAGGCGAAGAAGATGATCGGCCGCACCCCTGGCAACATCGTCGCCGTGCGTCCGCTCAAGGACGGCGTTATCGCCGACTTCGAGATCACCGAGCGGATGCTGCGGTACTTCATCCTGAAGATCCACAAGCGCCGTTATCTCGCCCGGCCCCGTGTTGTGGTCTGTGTGCCGTCCGGTATCACCGGTGTGGAGCGCCGTGCCGTCATCGAGGCGTCCACCCAGGCGGGTGCGCGCCAGGTGCACATCATCGAGGAGCCCATGGCCGCCGCCATCGGCTCCGGCCTCCCGGTCCACGAGGCCACCGGCAACATGGTGGTGGACATCGGCGGCGGCACCACCGAGGTCGCCGTCATCTCGCTCGGCGGCATCGTCACCGCCCAGTCGATCCGGGTGGCGGGCGATGAGCTGGACAACGCGATCATCCAGCACATCAAGAAGGAGTACAGCCTTCTGCTCGGCGAGCGCACCGCCGAGAACATCAAGATCACCATCGGCTCCGCGTTCGAG
This window contains:
- a CDS encoding penicillin-binding protein 2; the encoded protein is MNKPLRKASVFSLLLVLSLLAWLTYVQVARGSSLRDNPHNTRNAIARYANPLGDIVVDGKPVTGSEATRGNLRYKRTYTDGERYAPVTGYASQAYGSNQLEALERPVLDGSDSRLKNPLQAVTRERSKPGDVITTIDPAAQRAAFEELGDKTGAAVAIDPKTGRILALASTPSYDPGTFAGSSTDDQKAWQALQKDKKQPMLNRALRQTYPPGSAFKLVVAAAALEDGLYDSVDERTKSPDPYLLPGTVTEMRNENRSAPCEDATIRTALQYSCNTVFAKMAVDLGEKKVAEQAEKLGFDDSELDIPVRAAKSVYPEGMNDSQTGLSGIGQFDVTATPLQMAMVTSAIAGDGKLMTPYLVDRTTDGSASVLDRTEGTTYGRAMSEDTAAELRSAMRTVVDRGTGTNARIPGTEVGGKTGTAQHGENNSGKPYAWFVSYADDGEGHQVAVAVVVEDSDAARSDVSGGGLAGPIAKAVMRAALG
- a CDS encoding folylpolyglutamate synthase/dihydrofolate synthase family protein gives rise to the protein MSERPQNEPAEPDDPDEFEEIVGAETDRDPDLAVIEAGSRTLRTQSGPPQGDGIPARPADPEVDRALREVEAELAKRWPETKLDPSLERIEALMDLLGSPQRAYPSIHITGTNGKTSAARMIESLLGAFELRTGRYTSPHVQSITERISLDGAPVSAERFIETYQDIKPYVDMVDVQQEHRLSFFEVLTGMAYAAFADAPVDIAVVEVGMGGSWDATNVIDAGVSVIMPISLDHTDRLGTTPEQIAQEKAGVVKQDATVVLAQQPVEAASVVLKRAVEVDATVAREGMEFGVLSREVAVGGQLLTLRGLGGEYPEVFLPLYGAHQAHNAAVALAAIEAFFGVGTQHARTLDIDTVRTAFASVTSPGRMEVVRRSPTVVLDAAHNPAGARAAAEAVTEAFGFSRLIGVVGASDDKDVRGLLEAFEPVFAEVVVTRNSTHRAMDADALAAIAVEVFGADRVQVEPRLDDALEQAVTLAEEEGEYSGAGVLVTGSVITVGEARLLLGKG
- a CDS encoding DUF4233 domain-containing protein; the protein is MRTLCASTLIGEFFVIGFAGLVAMKTADLSTGAVWTVCGVAMALSVLLCGMLSRPGAVQIGWALQLGLVLSGFVVPVMFFLGAVFAGLWWASVHFGRKVDAAKARFAGAGATPSADAA
- the ndk gene encoding nucleoside-diphosphate kinase; translation: MSQRTLVLLKPDAVRRGLVGEILGRIENKAGWTISALELRELGRDLLEQHYAEHVGKPFYEPLVEFMSSGPVVALVVEGERVIEGVRALAGPTDPIAAAPGSIRGDFGTIVRENLIHASDSEESALREIKIFFPGLA
- a CDS encoding rod shape-determining protein, which translates into the protein MSFIGRDMAVDLGTANTLVYVRGRGIVLNEPSVVAINTNTGGILAVGAEAKKMIGRTPGNIVAVRPLKDGVIADFEITERMLRYFILKIHKRRYLARPRVVVCVPSGITGVERRAVIEASTQAGARQVHIIEEPMAAAIGSGLPVHEATGNMVVDIGGGTTEVAVISLGGIVTAQSIRVAGDELDNAIIQHIKKEYSLLLGERTAENIKITIGSAFEGDQEEHTEIRGRDLVSGLPKTVVISAAEVRKAMEEPVNSIVDAVKTTLDKCPPELSGDVMDRGIVLTGGGALLRGLDERLRRETGMPIHIAEDPLDSVALGSGKCVEEFEALQQVLDAQPRR